In the genome of Calothrix sp. PCC 6303, the window ACTCAGGGGAGAATATGCGATCGCATTCCACACCTGACTGGATAATCCACCTATAACCTCATCTGCGTGGATTTGCTGCCAAATAATTTGTGGTGGTAGAGTTCCCATTAACTGATAAGCCAAATTTAAACCCAACAATAACATTCGTCTGACTCCCAAATCGTAAGATTGTTGGATTAAATATGCCCAATCAATATTTTCGTAAGTTTCCAATAGTTGAGCAATATCACAAATCCACAGCATTTTTTCCCAACAATGCTTAGAACCATGCATACACAAAAATAATAATGCATCTTCTGGGGATAAATTGGGAATAATATCACCTTGAAGTGAAACCTCCTCAACCCGTTTCCAAACATGCTCAAATTCTACTGGAAAAGCAAAATGTTTACGATCTAAAGACCAATGTAATTCAACAGTTAAGTTTTTTTCCTGGTGGATAAAATCATAGGAACCTTGAGATATTCCCGATCCAAATTCTTCAGCAGATTCTTTACTCAATTGAGTAAATTGCAGTGGTGCTTCATATCCTTGGGCAATTAGTAAATCACACGCTTTGATGACATCTTTAGTTTGGATAAAAATATCCAAATCACCAAATTGTCTCAGTGCTAGATTATGGTAAGCGCTAGCAGCTAAAACTAATCCTTTAAGAGGAATGACATCAATACTGTTTTCTTGAAATAAATTCAGGATATTTCGTAACTCTTGAGAGAGAGAAATATTGTTTAATAAGCTGGTACGAGCTTCTTTTTGTAGACTTCCTAAAATTTGCGGAGGAACCTTATCTTCCCCGTAGTGACTCAAATGACGGTACAACAAAGGTACTAGATGGTGATTTTTTACTTTTTCCAGTATGTAGCCCCAATTTAAATCTTTCTGGAGTAAATAATTAATCTGTTTTGCTGTTGTTTGATCCACCTGTGTTCTGGCACAACAAATAATTAAATCAATCTCCAAATTTGGCTCAATCGCTGTTGATTGCGTATACGATTCCATCAAGTTTG includes:
- a CDS encoding nucleotidyltransferase family protein, which translates into the protein MESYTQSTAIEPNLEIDLIICCARTQVDQTTAKQINYLLQKDLNWGYILEKVKNHHLVPLLYRHLSHYGEDKVPPQILGSLQKEARTSLLNNISLSQELRNILNLFQENSIDVIPLKGLVLAASAYHNLALRQFGDLDIFIQTKDVIKACDLLIAQGYEAPLQFTQLSKESAEEFGSGISQGSYDFIHQEKNLTVELHWSLDRKHFAFPVEFEHVWKRVEEVSLQGDIIPNLSPEDALLFLCMHGSKHCWEKMLWICDIAQLLETYENIDWAYLIQQSYDLGVRRMLLLGLNLAYQLMGTLPPQIIWQQIHADEVIGGLSSQVWNAIAYSPLSRSDEHLFVIKARERLMDKLRYLLGIVMTPTTKDWNLSTIPESLSFLWYFILPIRLIQELGDK